Genomic window (Candidatus Vicinibacter proximus):
CCTTATTTCAAATAGTTTTGGTAATTCAATCGTCAAGGTTCTACTTCAATACTTATATTAATTCTTCCATCCAATGGATAACAAAATAAAATAAGCTAAAAGTCAAAGGGGTTATAATATTTACTTTCGTCAGTCGGTTCTTTGAATTAGCCATCGGTTTATTAATCTATCTAATTCTAATGTTAACTGATAAACTTTCAGGCTTTAACAGTATTTATCTTATTTGTGCTCCGAACAAGCCTATTTTAATGTATTTTTATCTCCAAATAATATAGCTTATGAAATTTCCAAGCTTATTAACTGAATTTCAAACTACCGAAATAAGAACCAAGACTGCCGAAATAAATGGAAAGTCTTACACTTTAATTGAAGGTGAGACAATTCTTTCTTTTATTCGGCGACATTTTGGGAAGGATTATGTGCCAACTCTTTGTGATGCCCCCAATCTGGAAACTTTTGGCTCTTGCAGGGTTTGTAGTGTGGAGGTAGGCCGACCAGGAAATGGAGGGTTGAGAACTGTTGCTTCTTGCCATACCCCGGTGGAGGAGAATATGATCATTTTTACAGAAACTGAGTCCATCCAAAAACTGAGAAAAAATATCATAGAGTTGGTTCTGACAGACCATCCCTTAGATTGCTTGACTTGCGAGGTGAACGGAAATTGTGAATTGCAGGACACAGCTGCCAGGGTAGGTATCCGAAAAGTCAGATACCCGGAAGGAAAGAATCACCTCGATCGCCAGAAAGACCTAAGTCATCCCTATATGACTTCTGATCTTTCAAAATGTATAATGTGTTATAGATGCGTCAGAGCTTGCGATGAAGTACAGGGACAACTTGTACTGAGTGTTATGGGTCGCGGTTTCGACAGCCAGATCATCAAAGGCAAAAACGAAAGTTTCTTTGATTCAGATTGCGTAAGCTGTGGAGCATGTGCCCAAGCATGCCCAACTTCTGCTATTTCTGATGTTTTTCAATCCAAAGCTCTTGTGGGGCAGGATAAAGTTAGGACCATTTGTACTTATTGTGGAGTTGGTTGTAACCTGGAAGTTAGTGTAAAAAATGGGGAAATCCTGAGTATTCAGGCACCTTATAATGCCGAAGTAAACAGTGGACACACCTGTCTCAAGGGTCGGTATGCCTTTAAATTCTATAAACATCCGGAACGGCTTCAATATCCAATGATTCGAAAAAAAGGGGAATTGGAAAGGGTGAGTTGGGAAGAAGCTTATGACTTTATTGCTAAAAAATTAAACGAAGTTAAAAGTAAATATGGACCAGATGCCATAGGTGGTATCTCCTCTGCAAGGTGTACCAATGAAGAGAACTACCTGATGCAGAAATTCATCCGGGCTGTTATTGGAACAAATAATATTGATGGGTGCGCAAGAGTATGCCACTCTCCTACAGCGCTTGGAATGCAAAGGACTTTTGGAACTGGAGCTGCTACTAACTCCATTGAAGATCTGAAATATACCAATGCAATTATGGTTATTGGGGCAAATCCAACTGACGGGCACCCAGTTACTGGATCAAAATTGAGACAACATGCTTTAAAAGGTAAAACAACCATTGTTATTGATCCACGTCGAACAGAGATTGCCAGATTGGCTACTCATCACCTTCAGTTGAGGCCTGGGACAAATGTTGCTGTACTTAACATGATGCTGTATTACATTATCAAGGAAGGTTTGGTTGCTAAAGATTTTATAGATACCAGAACAGAAGGTTTTGAAGATTTCAAAGAAAACATCCTCAATTTAAATTTGGATGAATTAGAGACTGTCTCTGGGGTGCCAAGAGAACAGGCCCGTGAAGCAGCTATCGCTTATGCATCTGCAGGTAATGCCATGTCATTCCATGGGCTTGGTGTAACTGAACATTATCAAGGTACATATACAGTCATGTTGATCGCAGATCTTGCTATGATAACGGGAAACATAGGAAGAAGAGGGGTCGGTGTTAACCCTTTAAGAGGTCAGAACAATGTTCAAGGTATGGCAGATATGGGCGTCCAACCTTATCAGGGAGCTGGCTATCTTGATCTAACCCAACCTGAAATAAGAGATAAGTATTCCAAATTTTATGGGGCAGAAATGCCTCAGGAAATTGGGTTAAAAATTCCTGAAATGTACAATGCAGCAATTGCAGGAGATTTTAAAGCACTTTGGGTCATGGGTGAAGACATGGCGCAATCAGATCCAAATACTCACAAAGTAATAAAAGCACTTGAATCTCTGGAACTATTAGTCGTTCAGGAACTTTTTATGACCGAAACTGCAAAATATGCTCATGTGGTCTTACCCGGAGCATCTTTCTTAGAAAAAGAAGGAACTTTTACTAATGGGGAACGAAGAATCCAACGGGTTAATCAAGTGGTAAAGCCAATTGGTGAAGCAAAAGTTGATGGCCAAATAGTTGTCGACATCATGAACAGAATGGGCTATTCACAACCAGATTACTCAGCTAAAAATTTGCTGGAAGAAATTAGCCAAATTGTCCCATTCTTTGCTGGTGTAAAGTGGGATGAATTAGGTGCCAATGGAAAACAATGGCCCGTCCTCCCTGATGGAACGGACACAAAAATTCTTCACAAAGATGAATTCAAACGTGGAAAAGGAAAATTCGTTTTCAAAGGTTATGTTGAAAGTCCTGAAATATTGAACCATGCGGATGAATTTCCATTTATACTAACCACCAACCGCGTATTGGAACATTACAACGCCGGAACAATGACACGCAGAACTGGAAATGCAAATATTATTACAGAAGACATTTTGATGATTAATCCCATTGATGGAAAAAGGTTAAATATTCTTGAAGAGGATATGGTGTTTTTGGAATCAGCAAGAGGGAATATAACCATTAAGGCACATATCACTGATGAAGTCAAACCAGGTATTTTAAGCACTACATTTCACTTTCCTGAACTCATGCTAAATGTCGTGACTTCTGATGTGAGCGATGAAATAGCCATGTGCCCGGAGTATAAAGTAGTTTCATGCAGAATAAAAAAATTATAATCTAGCTACTTATAAAATCTAAAGTAAGTTCTCCTGAATATTGTCTGATTGACTTATTGGAAGAAAGAATAGATCCACTGAAAGTTTAATATAAAAAGTACCTAGAATTTCAGCTATTGATTCTAGATTGTTTTTTGTTAAGGCTGTACCGTTTAAAATTTATTCAGATAGGTACCTTTGTTTTCACAATCTTAGTTAAAAAAAATTATTGCTCTTTCCCTGCAAAAAAAAACTCATACTAAAAAGTAAGAATCAATAATTAGAGACAGTAAATTATTTCATCAGTTCTGAAGGGATTGATAATAGATCTTCCGATTTGATTGCAAAACTTTCTATAAAAAATCCTCTTAATTTAGGATGGAGATCTATTGAACACCCATTAAGAGAGGTCAAATTACCAATCCACAATTCATTGCCTTTTATTTGAATTTCCAAATTGTTTGGTTTTTAAATTAACCCTCTGAGTCTTCCCGTATTTGAAAGTAATTTTAAATAACTTGTCATATTCATCGTCTTTTATACTTACATTTTTATTAGTAAGCTGTTTAATCATGAGCAGAAGTGTGTTTGAATGTCCAACCACCAGAAAGTTTTTTCCTTTAGAGGCAGATAATTTATTGGACAACAAAATTAGACTGGTTGAATCAGTTTTATATAATTCAATTTCTTTGTGCAATATTATAGCCAATGGTTTTACGGTTTCTGTGGTCCTTAAGTAATCACTGGAATATATATGATCAATTTTCTTTGATTGCATAATACTGGTTAGTTCCATTACCCGCAATTTGCCAGCTTCTGATAGTGGACTTTCTCTTTCCTGATTTAATTTTTCCGCATGCCTTACCAAATAAATATTTGTTGACGGAGTGCAGGAGTAAAATATTAAAAGGATAGAAGTACATACGCTTAACTTAATTTTCAAATTTACAAGGTTGATTTAAAGTTAGATCTTTCCATTCTATTTTAATCCAACTTGTGCACTGATATCAAGCATTCGGTCAATCGATGACCTTGCATCTCTGATAACTTGTTCGGATAATGTCACTTCTGGAAGTTCATATTTCATACATAAATACAGTTTTTCCAATGTATTTCGTTTCATATGTGGGCACTCGTTACAAGCACAAAGATTATTTGGTGGGGCTGGAATAAAAACTTTTTCAGGGCAAGCCTTATGCATCTGATGAAGGATCCCGGCTTCGGTTGCCACAATGAAGGTTTTACAAGAATCTTGTTGTACAAATTTCAACAAACCACTTGTCGATCCAATATAATCAGCAAGCTTTAAAACAATTTCTTCACACTCTGGGTGCGCTATAATCTTTGCTTCTGGATGTTGATGTTTCAGTTTTACTATTTTCTCGTGTGAAAATATTTCATGAACCATACATGCACCATTCCACAATATCATTTTTCGACCGGTCTCTTTCTCTAAATAGGCACCAAGATTTTTATCCGGTGCGAAAATGATCCCTTTATCCTTTGGAATGCTGTTGATAATATGTTTTGCATTAGAAGATGTGCAACAGATGTCTGTCAAAGTTTTTAGTTCTGCAGTACAATTCACATAACTTACAACGATATGGTCTGGAAATTTTTCCTTGAATTTTGCAAAAACAGGTGCAGGACATGAATCTGATAAAGAGCATCCGGCTTTTAAATCCGGTATAACCACTTTTTTTTGAGGGGATAAAATTTTTGCAGTTTCTGCCATAAAATGTACGCCAGCAAAAGCAATCATATCAGCCTTTGTCCTGGCAGCCTCTTGTGACAATTGCAAACTATCTCCAACAAAATCTGCAATATCCTGGATGTCCGAATCTTGATAATAATGCGCGAGAATGACAGCATTCTTCTCTTTCTTGAGCTTTCTAATTTCTTCAAATAAATCCATTTCTGGATCTAATTCTACATCTAGAAATCCATTAACATATAAATCCTGTTGCGCAACATTTAAATTTATCATGTTTGCTTTTTTGCAAGGTTAATTATTTTCCTTTTTCTTTACCATTGTCAGTATCGTTGCAATAGCAACTGACTCTCCTGTTTCATCATAAACATCAACTACCCACTTTACAATTCCCTTCGCAATATCTTCTTCACTTTTTTTCTCCTGCTCTATTTTTTCTTTTACAATTAATTTTACACCTATCGTCATTCCCGGATAGACTGGTTTTATAAAACGACATTCGTCAATTCCGTAATTGAGTAGAACCGGACCCTTCTTTGCATCCACAAACATGCCTGCTGCCTTTGACAAAATATAATATCCATGTGCTACTCTTCCGGTAAAAATAGTTCCCTCTAAAGAGGTAATGTCCATATGTGCATAAAAGTGATCGCCACTAAGATTCGCAAAATTGGTAATATCAGCTTCAGTCACCGTGTGTTTTGCAGTAATCCAGGAATCCCCTATTTGTAATTCTTCAAAATGTTTCCTGAATAAATGAATTTCACTTTCAAAGGTCTCTGCTCCAGTTTGAAATACCTTGCTGATGGAGGTTAACATACTCGGCGATCCCTGTATGGCTGTTCTTTGCATAAAATGCTTGATACCGCGAAGTCCACCCATCTCTTCTCCTCCTCCTGCCCGACCAGGCCCCCCGTGAACCAACAAGGGCATTGGTGATCCATGACCTGTACTTTCTTTTGCACATGACTCGTTCAACACCAATATTCTTCCATGGTAAGCAGCTGAACCAATCACATATTTTGATGCAATCTCCGAATTTGAAGTTATGATTGAGCTTACAAGCGATCCTTTTCCTAACTTAGAAATTGAAATAGCCTCCTCTATGTCCTTATATGGAATCAAAGTACTGACAGGACCAAATACCTCCACTTCATGTGACTGTAGGTAATCAAAAGGTCGCTCATTCAACATTAATATTGGAGACATAAATGAACCTGAATTTGAATCCACGCCTACCAAATTAACACTGTGCAAATCACCGTAAACAATAGGAGTTAATTTTGAAAGGTCTGCAACTTTTTCTTTGACTTCAATCATTTGTGTCTTTCCGACTAATGCCCCCATTCTAACTTCTTCTTTATGGGGATCCCCTATCACAGTTTTTGAAAGTCTTTGTCCAAGGGCATTCTTAACATCTTCTATATAAGATTCAGGAATGATAAGTCGTCGTATTGCCGTACATTTTTGTCCACACTTAGCGGTCATTTCACGATGTACTTCCTTGATAAAAATATCAAAATCCGGAGTTCCTGGTTTCGCATCTATACCTAAAACAGAACAATTCAAAGAATCAGCTTCCATATTAAAAGGTACAGATTCTTCAATCATTTTACGGTTGGACCGCAACATTCTACCTGTCGAAGCAGATCCTGTAAAAGTGACTACATCTTGACTGGTGACAAAGTCTAATAAATTTCTTGCAGAACCACAAATCAATTGTAATGCCCCTTCTGGTAAAATTCCGGAAGCTATAATATCTTTTACCACAACTTCTGCCAGATAACAACTCACTGTAGCAGGTTTAACCACCGCTGGCATACCGGCAAGCAAGTTCACCGATATTTTTTCCAACATACCCCAAACAGGAAAGTTAAAGGCATTTATATGGATGGCTACACCCTCTTTCGGTACCAATAAATGATGACCAATAAATGTATTTGACTTTGACAATGGGGCTACTTCTCCATCCAAACAGAATGATTGGTTAGGCAACTTGCGTCGCAAACTAGCATAAGCAAACAAAGTGCCTATTCCTCCATCAATGTCTATCCAGCTATCCGCTTTAGTCGCACCCGTTTTATAACTTACTGAATAGTAGTCGGCTTTTTTATTTGTCAGATAAAGGGCTAACGCCTTTAACATCCTTCCTCTTTCTTGAAAGGTCATTTTTCTTAATGCGGGTCCACCGTATGTTCTGGCATAATTCAATATTGCACTAAAATCCAATCCATCTGAGCTTGCATAGGATATTATTTCATCATTTACTGCATTAATCAATGGGATTCCTTCTCCATCGCCTTCAATCCATTTACCCAGACTGTAGTTTTTCAGTTTCATCTAACTTAAATTTAATTATGCGACAAATATAAATGGACCGCAATTCAGTCCAATACAAAAATTCCTTTTAAAATAACAAACTTAGGAAGCCCTAATTATATCTAAATACCAAATTGCTTCAAGTGATGAAGAGCATGTTTGTAAAGCAAGGCTAGGTTTTGCTCGAAATTTAAATCTCCAAAAATAGGGTTACGAATCCTTAAATCTGGTTTCTCTTCGTAAACTTCAAACATATCTATGATCTCCTTTTCTAACTCTAGAATAGCATCTTCATAATTTAAATGTTCAATTGGTTCGGGACGATCCCCCAATAAAATGTTATTGGTGTTTTCTTTAAAAGGAATATCAGACATTATAAATGCCTGCATTTTATCCAATTTTTCTATAGGTGTAATAATTTCTTTATGCCTGATTTTCCCATTTGCAACCCTGAAAGAACTAATCATATGCTCAACCATTTCATGAGCGTTCATAACTCCCCATTTCCCTTTCAGGATTGGTGAAAGTCCTCTTAAATGTTTGGAAAATTCATTTCGTAAAAATGCTTCTTTATTCATAAATCTAACTATGAGACTAGCTATAATCTTATTATGAGGCAAAAAACTTACATGTTAAGCCCACCACATACACTGATCACCTGACCTGTTACATAACTTGATTGATCAGATGCTAAAAATGTCACTACATCAGCTACCTCTGAAGCCTGAGCTAATCTACCAAGAGGTATATTTTTAAGGAAATTTTCTTTGGTTTTTTCATCCAGAACGTGTGTCATCTCTGTCTCAATAAAACCAGGAGCGATTGCATTACATCTTATATTTCTGCTGGCAACTTCTTTTGCTACTGATTTGGTAAATCCAATCATCCCTGCTTTTGAAGCGGCATAATTTGCTTGACCAGCATTACCAAACATGCCCACAACTGAAGTAATATTAATAATGCTTCCACTTCGTTGTCTCATCATTTGAGTAACTGCAAATTTGGTTAGGTTAAATGTAGATTTAAGATTTACATTCATAACCTGATCCCATTGCTCTTCTGTCATTCTCATAAGAAGATTGTCCTTAGTTATTCCAGCATTGTTCACTAAAATATCCAAGCCTCCAAAATCAGCAACCACTTGGGTAATCAAGTCTTTACTTGCCTGATAATTAGACGCATCTGAAGCGTAAGCCTTAATTTTAACTGGATACATTTCCAATCGTGAAATCAGTTCTTGTGCTTTGTCTGGAGAACTCAAATATGTAAAAGCGACATTGGATCCATTTTTGGCAAGCTTTTCAACAATTGCCGAACCAATGCCCCTACTGCCACCAGTAACTAGGGAAATTTTGCCGGGAACTTTACACATACTTATTTTTTGAAGGTATTAGAAATAAATTTTCATTTTAATACTATTGGGGTCTTCGACTTTTGAAATTGCTTTTATTTCTAGGTTTATTGTAGTGTTTTTGGTTCTTCCCTCCACCCTTATAATTATTGGGCCTGATTTTTTGGTGTCTGGTATAGTTTGTCGCCACTTCAAGAATAGTCTCTTCGGGAATTTCCAGGATCCCCTTACTCATATTAAACAAATCCTCTTTAATGATTTCATCACTGACGTAATGTTCCTTGTTCCAGTTTTTAAAAGCCATTTTCATATAACTGGCAATGATCACAGCAAATGCCATCTTCTTTTTGGGGTCCTCTAAGGTAACTGCCTTTTGGATCATGGCATTTACATAATTACCATAATGACGGTTTCTTTCCAGAGCTCCAGGGTACTCAATTTTTTCAGGAACAATGATATCGTTTTCAGGTGTTGGAATAATGCCAGTAGGAGGAATAACATCAATTTTATATTGAGCTATGCGGAAAAAATGATGCCATAGTTTTTTTCGATGTTCTTCAAAATTCCTGTTATATGGAGTCATAATCTGCATGAGCTCAATTACTGTTTCAGCAAATGATTGACGATATTTTGGATCTTCTATTGCTTTACAATGAAGAACTAAGTCTTGAACCATTCGCCCATATTCTGGCATTATGAGCTCGTCTAGGGAGGTGTTATAAACAAAATTCACATCTTGCATAATTAATTTCTTTATTCTACAGTTACTGATTTGGCAAGGTTTCTTGGTTGATCCACATCACAACCTCTCAAAACTGCAATATGATAAGATAAAAGTTGAAGTGGTATTACTGAAAGTAACGGAGTTAGGGGCTCTATAGTAGCTGGAATTTCAATACAAAAATCTGCGATTTTTTTAATTTCGTGATCGCCGCTTGCAACAATGGCAATAACTACACCCTTTCGGGCTTTTACCTCCATTATATTGGAAACGATTTTTTCATACGCACTTTTATTGGTTGCTATTACTATAACGGGCATATTCTCATCAATAAGTGCTATTGGTCCATGTTTCATCTCTGCAGCTGGGTAACCTTCTGCATGTATATAAGAGATCTCTTTTAATTTAAGTGCTCCCTCTAGAGCTACTGGAAAATTATATCCTCTGCCTAGATAAAGAGCATTATTCGTATTCTTGAATTTTTCGGCCAGTCTGGTTATATCATCGTTGGCATAAAGTACCTGGGAAACTTTTTCAGGAATTTGGGCCAACTCGGCAATTAACTGGTGATAATATGAATTACTTAGTGAACCATTTTTATGCCCCAGAACGATGGCCATCAACGATAATAATGTAACCTGACCAGTAAATGCCTTAGTAGAAGCAACACCTATCTCGGGGCCACAGTGTATATAAGAACCACCATGGGTCAATCGAGCGATGGTAGATCCTACCACATTAACAACTCCATAAACTAGGGCTCCCTTTTCTTTGGCCAGTTCAGCCGCAGCCAATGTGTCTGCAGTTTCACCCGATTGAGAGATGACAATGACTACATCCTGTGGGCCCAAAATGGGATTTCGATATCTGAATTCCGAAGCATATTCTACCTCTACTGGTATTCTTGCCAACTCTTCAATGATGTATTCGCCTATAAGCGCAGAGTGCCAGCTGGTTCCACATGCAGCGATAATTATCCTTTTTGCATTCGCAATTTTATTCGAATGTTCTTCCAAACCACCCAATCTTGCCCAGCCCTCTATGGCACTCAGGCGTCCCCTCATACAATCTGATATTGTTTGTGGTTGTTGGTAGATTTCCTTTAACATAAAATGAGCAAATCCGCTTTTTTCA
Coding sequences:
- the nadA gene encoding quinolinate synthase NadA, producing the protein MINLNVAQQDLYVNGFLDVELDPEMDLFEEIRKLKKEKNAVILAHYYQDSDIQDIADFVGDSLQLSQEAARTKADMIAFAGVHFMAETAKILSPQKKVVIPDLKAGCSLSDSCPAPVFAKFKEKFPDHIVVSYVNCTAELKTLTDICCTSSNAKHIINSIPKDKGIIFAPDKNLGAYLEKETGRKMILWNGACMVHEIFSHEKIVKLKHQHPEAKIIAHPECEEIVLKLADYIGSTSGLLKFVQQDSCKTFIVATEAGILHQMHKACPEKVFIPAPPNNLCACNECPHMKRNTLEKLYLCMKYELPEVTLSEQVIRDARSSIDRMLDISAQVGLK
- a CDS encoding histidine phosphatase family protein, with protein sequence MKIKLSVCTSILLIFYSCTPSTNIYLVRHAEKLNQERESPLSEAGKLRVMELTSIMQSKKIDHIYSSDYLRTTETVKPLAIILHKEIELYKTDSTSLILLSNKLSASKGKNFLVVGHSNTLLLMIKQLTNKNVSIKDDEYDKLFKITFKYGKTQRVNLKTKQFGNSNKRQ
- a CDS encoding DUF4290 domain-containing protein encodes the protein MQDVNFVYNTSLDELIMPEYGRMVQDLVLHCKAIEDPKYRQSFAETVIELMQIMTPYNRNFEEHRKKLWHHFFRIAQYKIDVIPPTGIIPTPENDIIVPEKIEYPGALERNRHYGNYVNAMIQKAVTLEDPKKKMAFAVIIASYMKMAFKNWNKEHYVSDEIIKEDLFNMSKGILEIPEETILEVATNYTRHQKIRPNNYKGGGKNQKHYNKPRNKSNFKSRRPQ
- the paaZ gene encoding phenylacetic acid degradation bifunctional protein PaaZ, with the translated sequence MKLKNYSLGKWIEGDGEGIPLINAVNDEIISYASSDGLDFSAILNYARTYGGPALRKMTFQERGRMLKALALYLTNKKADYYSVSYKTGATKADSWIDIDGGIGTLFAYASLRRKLPNQSFCLDGEVAPLSKSNTFIGHHLLVPKEGVAIHINAFNFPVWGMLEKISVNLLAGMPAVVKPATVSCYLAEVVVKDIIASGILPEGALQLICGSARNLLDFVTSQDVVTFTGSASTGRMLRSNRKMIEESVPFNMEADSLNCSVLGIDAKPGTPDFDIFIKEVHREMTAKCGQKCTAIRRLIIPESYIEDVKNALGQRLSKTVIGDPHKEEVRMGALVGKTQMIEVKEKVADLSKLTPIVYGDLHSVNLVGVDSNSGSFMSPILMLNERPFDYLQSHEVEVFGPVSTLIPYKDIEEAISISKLGKGSLVSSIITSNSEIASKYVIGSAAYHGRILVLNESCAKESTGHGSPMPLLVHGGPGRAGGGEEMGGLRGIKHFMQRTAIQGSPSMLTSISKVFQTGAETFESEIHLFRKHFEELQIGDSWITAKHTVTEADITNFANLSGDHFYAHMDITSLEGTIFTGRVAHGYYILSKAAGMFVDAKKGPVLLNYGIDECRFIKPVYPGMTIGVKLIVKEKIEQEKKSEEDIAKGIVKWVVDVYDETGESVAIATILTMVKKKENN
- the glmS gene encoding glutamine--fructose-6-phosphate transaminase (isomerizing) — encoded protein: MCGIIAYIGTKEAYPILIEGLQRLEYRGYDSAGIAILDGEIKVFKKKGKVQELVDFTKDNHPKGTLGMGHTRWATHGKPDDINAHPHSSGSGKLSIIHNGIIENYATIKEALRRLGHQFQSETDTEVLVHLIEEIQQRESLSLGDAVRKALTKVIGAYAIVVMDKDQPDVIVGARKSSPLVVGIGDHEYFLASDASPIIQYTNKVIYLNDEEVVEISRLNGIEVTTITNEVIQEPIIHELDMSIDQLEKSGFAHFMLKEIYQQPQTISDCMRGRLSAIEGWARLGGLEEHSNKIANAKRIIIAACGTSWHSALIGEYIIEELARIPVEVEYASEFRYRNPILGPQDVVIVISQSGETADTLAAAELAKEKGALVYGVVNVVGSTIARLTHGGSYIHCGPEIGVASTKAFTGQVTLLSLMAIVLGHKNGSLSNSYYHQLIAELAQIPEKVSQVLYANDDITRLAEKFKNTNNALYLGRGYNFPVALEGALKLKEISYIHAEGYPAAEMKHGPIALIDENMPVIVIATNKSAYEKIVSNIMEVKARKGVVIAIVASGDHEIKKIADFCIEIPATIEPLTPLLSVIPLQLLSYHIAVLRGCDVDQPRNLAKSVTVE
- the fabG gene encoding 3-oxoacyl-[acyl-carrier-protein] reductase, translating into MCKVPGKISLVTGGSRGIGSAIVEKLAKNGSNVAFTYLSSPDKAQELISRLEMYPVKIKAYASDASNYQASKDLITQVVADFGGLDILVNNAGITKDNLLMRMTEEQWDQVMNVNLKSTFNLTKFAVTQMMRQRSGSIINITSVVGMFGNAGQANYAASKAGMIGFTKSVAKEVASRNIRCNAIAPGFIETEMTHVLDEKTKENFLKNIPLGRLAQASEVADVVTFLASDQSSYVTGQVISVCGGLNM
- the fdhF gene encoding formate dehydrogenase subunit alpha; the encoded protein is MKFPSLLTEFQTTEIRTKTAEINGKSYTLIEGETILSFIRRHFGKDYVPTLCDAPNLETFGSCRVCSVEVGRPGNGGLRTVASCHTPVEENMIIFTETESIQKLRKNIIELVLTDHPLDCLTCEVNGNCELQDTAARVGIRKVRYPEGKNHLDRQKDLSHPYMTSDLSKCIMCYRCVRACDEVQGQLVLSVMGRGFDSQIIKGKNESFFDSDCVSCGACAQACPTSAISDVFQSKALVGQDKVRTICTYCGVGCNLEVSVKNGEILSIQAPYNAEVNSGHTCLKGRYAFKFYKHPERLQYPMIRKKGELERVSWEEAYDFIAKKLNEVKSKYGPDAIGGISSARCTNEENYLMQKFIRAVIGTNNIDGCARVCHSPTALGMQRTFGTGAATNSIEDLKYTNAIMVIGANPTDGHPVTGSKLRQHALKGKTTIVIDPRRTEIARLATHHLQLRPGTNVAVLNMMLYYIIKEGLVAKDFIDTRTEGFEDFKENILNLNLDELETVSGVPREQAREAAIAYASAGNAMSFHGLGVTEHYQGTYTVMLIADLAMITGNIGRRGVGVNPLRGQNNVQGMADMGVQPYQGAGYLDLTQPEIRDKYSKFYGAEMPQEIGLKIPEMYNAAIAGDFKALWVMGEDMAQSDPNTHKVIKALESLELLVVQELFMTETAKYAHVVLPGASFLEKEGTFTNGERRIQRVNQVVKPIGEAKVDGQIVVDIMNRMGYSQPDYSAKNLLEEISQIVPFFAGVKWDELGANGKQWPVLPDGTDTKILHKDEFKRGKGKFVFKGYVESPEILNHADEFPFILTTNRVLEHYNAGTMTRRTGNANIITEDILMINPIDGKRLNILEEDMVFLESARGNITIKAHITDEVKPGILSTTFHFPELMLNVVTSDVSDEIAMCPEYKVVSCRIKKL